Genomic DNA from bacterium:
ATCCTCGGGAAGCCAATCCCGAAGCGAGGGCGGCAGGAGAAGCGACTGGTCCGGCTCGTAGCGTCGAAAGTCTCGCGGCATGGCTCACTCTAGCGAGACTCACCCCTCAATGGCCCTCTGCCGCGCAGACTCCTAGGGCCGACAGGCGAGCCCAGGTGAGATTGCGGCCCGTTCCAATGTGTCGGAGCCCCTCCGTTGCGAGCCTCCATGCAGGAGGCTTCGACTGAGGTCTCACGAGGGCGGAGAGGTCTGCGAGGAACTCGGCCGCGGCGTCGTGCCCTTCCACCTCGGCGAGCACGTCGGATGCCTCGAGAGCGGCTTCCACCGCATCCTCGGGAGACGCCATGCTCCACGCCAAGGCAAAGGCGAGCCGGGGCAGGATCTGCGCGCGACGCGCGTCGCCTTCCGGCAGCAGGTCGCGGGCCATCCGGAGGAAGCGCGCCGTCTCGTCCGGCGCGGCGCCGCTCTCGGCATGATCTGCCGCCGCCAGACAGAATCGAACGCCTCGTTCGGCGCCGGGCAGACCCCGGCTGCGGTGGTACTGCCAGGCGATCTCGCCTACGCGCTCCGGCGCCTCGCCCCACGCGTGCTCCATCTCCGCGGCGATGCGTCGATGGAGACCGAGCTGTCGGGAGGGATTCAGCACCGAGAGCACCGTCTGACGGATGACGTCGTGAGTGAATCCGTACGTGTCTCCTCCGAGCGAACGCACGATCCCCGCATCGAGCGCCTCGTCGAGGGCGTCGAGAGCCGACGCCTCCTCGACGTCCAGCACTCGACGCGTTACCCGGAACGAGAACTCGCCATGGAAGCCGGAGGCGACCGTCAGGAGTCGACTGGTGAGTTCCGAGAGCCGTCCGAGACGGCGCCCGACCACCTGGCGAACGCCATCGGGAATTCCCAGGTCGTCGACCGGGAGCCCTTCCGGCCACCCCACACCTCGTTCTGGTCCGAGCTTGCCCTCGACCATCATCTGGATCAGAAGCTCGCGAATGAAGAGCGGGTTGCCGGCAGTCTGCAGAGTCATCAACGCGACGAGTGCATCCGGAACGTCCCCACCCGTCACGCTCTCCAGTAGCTCCCGGACTGGATGCTTCTCGAGGCCGCCCAGCTGGAGGAGGTCGAGCTTGGCCCGAAGGGTGTCGGATTCGACGAGCTCGCTGAGTGGATGGCCCGCGTCGACTTCGGTGCTCCGGTAGGTTCCGACGAGGAGCAGCCGGCCCGCCCGGGCGCGTCGCGCGAGGCTGCCGAGCATCGCGAGGGTTCCGAGGTCCGCCCACTGCAGGTCATCGACGATGATCACGAGCAGCTCCCCCTCCGAGACCGACAGCAGCAGCGCGGCGACCGCATCGAAGAGACGCTCGCGGGCTTCGTCGCCCGGGATCACGGGCAGGTCGGGTAGCCCCGGCAGGACCCTCCGAAGTGCGGGAATCAAGGGGACCAGGGCGGCGCCGTACGGTCCCAGCGCCGCGACCAGTCGCGTCTCGTCGGTCTCCTGCACGAGCTCGGCGAGGGCATCGGCAAAGGGGCCGTAGGTCCGCTCTCCTTCTCCTTCTCTGCAGCGACCCACCAGCACACGAACACCTCTCCGGGTGGCATGTCGCTCGAACTCCTCCACGAGCCGCGTCTTCCCGATCCCGGGTTCACCGGCGACGAGGAGAAGCCCCCCTCTGCCCGTCCGGGCCCGGTCGAGGGCACGTTCGAGACGCGTCAGCTCTGCATCTCGCCCCACGAATCGAAGCCGCGCGCGGAGCGGCACGATGGCATCGGCTTCGTAGAGCACGGCGAACACAGGCACGGACGTCGCGAACCCCTCGAAGGCTCGGCTGCCGCGGTCTTCGAAGCGAAAGGCCCGCCGGCCGGCCAGCAGCCCGGCAACGGCGCCGCTCACCAAGATCTCGCCTTCGGCGGCCGCGTCGCACAATCGCGACGCGAGGACGGCCGGCGTTCCGAAGGACGCCTCACCGGGGCTTCGGGGAGGGGCCGGGCCTACGTGGACGCCCATGCACAGGGCCCCTTGGCCGTCTCCCCGCCGCGGGCGCGCGATCTGTTGCAGGTCGATGGCACAGCGGACGCCATCGGACACGTCCCCGAACGCGACCAGCCGACCGTCGCCCGACCAGCGGAGCTCGGCGCCGGCGTGGCTCGCCACGCCGGTCTTCAGCTGCTCGTCGATCGAAGCCGACGACGGAACGGCTTCCGGATCTGCGGTGCTCGGGGGCGATCGACTCGAACCGGCAGCCTCGATGCACAGAAACGTCGTCACCGCGGTCTGCGGAATCTCCGCTCGAGAGGCCACCGGGAGCCCGACGCCGCACTCCACTTCTCCCACGAAGCGAAGGCCCCGACCGCGCAGTGTCTGGACCCAGCGTTGACGCTTGCCGTCGTCACCGAGTGCGGACCGGATCTCCTTGAGTGCGCTGGAGATCGCGCTGTCGCTGACGACGACCTCAGGCCAGACGACTTCCAGCAGTTCGGCGCGAGAGACCACGCGGTCGCGCCGATGGATCAGATGCTGAAGCAAGCGGAATGGCGTGGGATGGAGCGCGACGAGGTCTCCTCGACGTCGGAGCTCCCGGCGGGCCTCGTCGAGCTCGAAATCACCAAACACGAACGTCCGCCGTTCGGCTGCCATCGGACCAGTATTCCACAGAGGTCGGGCGCCGGACATCACAGCCGTCGTCCCGAGGAGCACCCTTCGATTGGCCGAGCCCCTCTCTCGGCACGCCCGCTCCGGGTGCAGCCCGAGGCGTTCCGCCACAGAGATCCCACCAGGCACCGCCTGGGTCGGTCGTGGGTCAGAGCGCGGGAGCCCGCCCGACCCACTCCTGCGTCGCCGCCTCCACTACGCCCTCGTCGAGGGCGAAATGGACAGCTCCGCTCGATTCCCAAGTTGTTACCAAGTTGCGGTGGAAGCCCGTGCTTAGGTTTTCGGTGAACGGGGAGAGGGGCCGGCTGCGAACAGCAGGCTGAGCCCATTCCCGAAGGAAGCAAAGGAAGGGGTAGGCGATGCGGATCACGGCTTCGTGCGTGCTTGCAGCGATCGGGATGGTCGTCGGAGCCATGCTGGTGCTGGCGGCGCCAAGTAGCGCCAGCGGAGAAACGAAGCTCCTCGCAGCCGATCCTGCAGTAGGTCGGTGGATGGGCTTCTCGGTCGCGATCGACGGCGACGTGGCGGCGATTGGCGCACCCCGCGACATGGAGAACGGAGTCTGGGCCGGCGCGGTCTACGTCTTTCGACGCATCGCGGGCGCCTGGGTACAGGAGGACAAGCTCGTCGTCTCCGACGCGCAACCCGGCGATCAGTTGGGCTTCTATGTCGATGTCTCGGGCGACCTCATCGCGGCGAGTGCGCCTGCCCAGATCGGAACCCACGCCGGAGCCGTCTACGTATTCCGCCACGATGGGAGCGCGTGGATTCGTGAGGAGCGGCTGACCGCGAGCGATGGCGTCATGCACGACGCGCTCGGCTTCCAAGTCGCGGCCCGCGGGAGCACCATCGTGGCGACAGCGGCGCATCATGCAAGCGACACGGGTGCGGCCTACGTCTTCCGGTTCGACGGATCCAGCTGGGACGAGGAGGTCAAGCTCCAGGCGAGCGATGCCACGGCTGATGACTTTTTCGGAGGAGGGCTTGCTCTCGGAGATGACGTTGTCGTGGTGGGTGCCGAGCGGGAGAACAGCCAGGGCGCTGCCTACGTCTTCCGCCGCTCTACGGGAGTGTGGCAGGAGGAGCAGAAGGTCGTACCGGCGATTCGAACGGGCGGGGACGAGTTCGGTCACTCGGTTGAACTCGAGGGTGACGATCTGGTGGTTGGTGCTCCCTTCCGCGCGGGAGGTGGCTCCGCGTACGCGTTCCGCCGGTTGGCGGGAACCTGGACCGAGACCCAGCTGCTCCTGCCCGTGGGAGGCGAGGATGGTGACGAGTTCGGGCGTCACGTGGTGGGAGGATTGGACGGCGACTCCATGGCCATTGGCGCCTCGGGCGACGACGACCTCGGCGCGAACGCCGGTGCTGTATACCTCTTCGCCCGCCAGGATGGGAGCTGGCAGCCCGCTGGGAAGCACTTCGCTTCTGACGGCTCGGCGGGCGCCGACTTTGGCTGGACGCTGGAGCTGGCCGACGACGAACTCCTCGTCGGAAGCCCGCATCTCCTCACGGCGACCTCGGGGGGCGCTGCGTACGTTCTTTCCGTCGGGGCCTGTGCGGATGGAATCGACAATGACGGCGACGGTCTGGTCGACCTCAGTGACCCGGGTTGCGCCAGCGGTGAGGATCTCAGCGAGAAGGATCTGTTGCTCCCCTGCGACGACGGAGCGGACAACGATGCCGACGGAAGGATCGATTTCGATCCCGTGACATACGCCGATCCTGGCGACGAGAACAGCACCCCGTCTGGCTCGGGGGATCCCGGGTGCATCAGCCCTTCGTGGGGAACTGAAAGCCCCCATTGCCAAGATGGCATCGACAATGACGGAGACGGAAAGAGGGATTACGACGCGGGCCTCTCGGCCAACGGCGTTGCACACGCCGCCGGACCTGACTCCCGTTGCGCTGGCAAGCCGTGGGTGATTCTCGAGGCACTCCCCAACTGCGGCCTCGGCGTCGAGTTGACTCTGGTGCTCGCACCCCTGATGTGGCTCACGAGACGGAGAAGGCTGGTATCCGCGTAGAGCAGGGAGCAGCCCCGATTTCGGGGTTCATTGTCCAGCTGCGTTTCAGGGCATTCTGAGCTGGAGGCGTCGTAGCTGCGACGTCCCTGGGTTCATTGAGTTCTTCCATGACGTGCCCCGACGGGCACGCGTGTTGGCAGCGGGCGCGGGCCTGGCCTAACCGCCGAGCTCGGCCAGCCGAATGGGCATCCGACGGGACCCCCAGTCACCGGGCCGAGCCTCGAAGATGCCGGCACAAGCGGTACCGCAGGCTGCGCAGGCAGCGTCCGCATCGAGGCTCCAGCCCGAAATTTCATAGCCATCGCGCACGATCAGCGCCTCACCACAAGCATGACAACGGGTCGTGCCACCCTCCAGGTCCCGGACGTTCCCGGTGTAGACATAACGAAGGCCGTAGGAGCGGGCGATCCCACGGGCGCGCTCCAGGACCGAAAGGGGCGTCGGCCCGACGTCGCGCATGCGGTAGTCCGGATGGAACGCGGTCAGGTGCCACGGCACGTCCGGACCCAGGTGCTCTCCGATCCACGCGGCCGCGTCGTGAAGCTCCTCATCGCCGTCGTTCTGGCCCGGGATCAGGAGAGTCGTGAGCTCGAGCCACACGTCGGTCTCCTCACGCAGGTAGACGAGGGTGTCGAGCACGGGTGCGAGGCTGGCACCGCAGACATTGCGGTAGAAATCGTCCCGGAAGGCCTTGAGATCTACGTTCGCGGCATCCACATGGGCGAAGAAATCGGCCCGCGCGTCCGGATCGACCCAGCCCGCGGTGACGGCAACCGTCCGGACGTCACGCTCGTGGCAGGCGATGGCGGTATCGACGGCGTACTCGAGGAAGATGACCGGGTCGTTGTAGGTAAAGGCAACACTTCTCGAGCCCGTGGCCACGGCTGCCTGTGCGATCTTCTCTGGCGGCGCCTCGTCGGCCAGGGTGTCGAGCTCGCGACTCTTGCTGATGTCCCAGTTCTGGCAGTAGCGACAGGTGAGGTTGCAACCCGCGGTGCCGAACGAGAGCACCGGAGTACCGGGCAGGAAGTGGTTCAGGGGCTTCTTCTCGATCGGATCGACGCAATAGCCGCTCGAGCGACCCCAGGTCGTGAGCTCGAGATGGTCCTCCTCTCGAGCACGCACGAAGCACAGGCCTCGTTGTCCCACCGCCAGCTTGCAGTGACGCGGACACACGTCGCATTGAATGCGACCGTCGTCCAGGACGTGCCAATGACGCGCCGGTGCACTGGAAGGGGAAACCACCATGCACCCAAGCTCGTGCTGGCGGAAGGGTCGTCAAGTCGCCGTCGGGTTGACGAAACCTGTTGCGTTCCAAGACTGGGGGCATGCACCTCCGGGAACCGGCGGTCGCCGGGACGTTCTACCCCGCTTCAGCGAAGGCGCTCGGGGCGCTCGTTCGGGAGCTTCTCGAAGTCGCGCCGCGGAGTTCATTGCCCCCGCCGAAGGCATTGATCGTCCCCCATGCGGGCTTCGTCTACTCGGGGCCCGTAGCCGCGGGCGCCTATTCCCACCTGGCACCGCTGGACGACGTGATCCAGCGGGTGGTGCTGCTCGGCCCAGCCCATCGGATGGCTGTGCGCGGCCTCGTTGCGCCGGCGGCGGACGCATTGTGCACCCCCCTCGGCGTGGTTTCCGTCGATCGCGAAGCGCTCGACAGCCTCGCGGATCTTCCCCAGGTCACGACGAGCGACGCAGCCCACGCAAACGAGCACTGCCTGGAGGTTCAGCTGCCGTTCCTGCAGATCGTGCTCGGAAGCTTCCAGCTGGTGCCACTGTTGGTGGGACAGGCCAACGACGAAGAGGTGGCCGAGGTGATCGAGAGGCTCTGGGGTGGCCCCGAGACCCTGATCGTCGTGAGTTCGGACCTCTCGCACTACCTGCCCTACGACCAGGCGCAGCGCATCGACTCGGCCACCTGCCAGGCGATCGAGGCACTCGATCTGGAGGCCGTCGGTGAGCAATCCGCCTGCGGCCGGGTCCCGATGCGAGGCCTGCTGCGGGCAGCACGTCGACACGGACTGGTCCCGCACACGCTCGACTTGCGCAACTCCGGCGACACCGCCGGGCCCCGGGACGAGGTCGTGGGCTACGGGGCCTGGGCATTCACGCAAGCCGATGAAGCCTCAACGGACCGCATACTCCTCGAGGTTGCGCGCCGCGCCGTCGAGTTCGGCGTACTGGAGGAGGGCTCCCTGCCACTCGATCCCGAGGCCTTCCCCGAAACGCTTCGTCGGCCGGGCGCCTGCTTCGTGACCCTGCGCCAACCTGACGGTCGCCTGCGCGGCTGCGTTGGAAACCTCGAGGCGGATCAGCCGTTGGTCCTCTGCGTCGCGCGCAACGCCCATCGTGCGGCCTTCCATGACTCCCGCTTCCCCCCGCTTTCCGCGGCCGAGCTAGCGGACCTCCGGATCCACGTCTCGGTATTGGGCGAGCGCGAGCCGATCCCCGCTCGCTCGCTCGCCGAGCTGTGCCAGGCCTTGCGCCCCGCAGTCGATGGCCTCGTTCTCGAAGACGGCCCCTGTCAGGCAACATTCCTCCCCGATGTGTGGAGCGACCTCCCCGAGCCCGGAAGGTTCGTCGGCGCGCTCTGGAAGAAGGCCGGGCTACCCGAGGACCATTGGTCTTCGAAGGCCCGGGCTTGGCGCTACACGACCCGCGAAGTCGGCTGAGTTCATCGATCAAGCCGACGACACGTCAAGCGGAAGAGGAGCGGCTTCCCACCGCGAAGCTCACTCGAACTCTAGCGGCCACCAGCGATCGGAATCGCCTGGGGTTCGACCTCCCGTTTCCGCCGCAAACTGCGTAGATCTTCCAACACCAGGTAGAGGCTGGGGACGAGAAGCAAGGTGACGACCGCGGCAAAGAGCACGCCGTAAGCGAGAGAGATGGCCATCGGGATCAGCGGACGGGCCTGAACGCTGGCTTCGAACATCAAGGGCACGAGGCCGAGAAAGGTGGTGGCCGAGGTCAGGAAGATCGGGCGGAAGCGTTCGGTGCCGGCCTTCAGCACAGCCGCGCGAACGTCCAGGCCTTCGTCTCGCGCCCGGTTCACGAAGTGAACGAGCACCAGGCTCGCGTTGACCACGACGCCCGAGAGGGCAACGATGCCGAGGACCGAGAAGAAGACGACATCCCATCCCATGATGTAGTGGCCGAGCAGGGCGCCCACGGTTCCGAACGGGATCACGCTCATGATGATCAGCGGTTGGGAGTAGGAATCGAGCGGTATCGCCAGCAGCCCGAAGATCAGCAGCATGGCGAGGATGACACCCTTGAGGAGCCCTCCCGCCGCCTTGGCTTGCTCGCGCTGCTCGCCTTCCAGGCGATAGCTCATGCCGGGGAAGGGCTCGAGAAGGCGCGGCAGCTGCTTCTGCACACGGGCCAGGACGGCCTCCGGAGTGGTGACCGTGCGATCGATCTCTCCAGACACACTCACGACACGCATGCGATCCGTACGCCGGATCGATGCAAAGCCGCGCCCGAGATCAACCTCGGCGACGGCACCGAACGGAACCTCGATGCCATCGCGGGTGCGGATGCGCATCGATTCCAACGCGACCAGGCTCTTCCGCTCCTCCTCCGGGTAGCGCAGCATGACGCGTACATCGTGCCGGCCCCGCTGCACGCGCTGCACTTCTTCTCCGTAGAAGGCCTGGCGTACCTGGCGGCCGAGATCGTCGATGGCGAGTCCGAGCGGCCTGGCCGCCGGCTTGACGTTGAGCTTCACCTCCTGTTTGCCGGCGCGATAGGAATCCGCGACGTCGAATACGCCGCTGTAGCTCGCAAGCTCGCGTTTCAATACTCCCGCCGCTGCCGTCAGCTCCTCCACGCTTCCACCGCGAAGCTCGATTTCGAGCGCTTCGCCCGCTGAGAACTGATTGGCGTTCAGCGCGAGCTCGACGGCATCCGGGATCGAACCGATCTCCTCCCGCCAGAGATCGCGGATCTCGAACGCACCGAATTCACGATCCGCGTCGGGGATCAG
This window encodes:
- a CDS encoding AAA family ATPase, translated to MAAERRTFVFGDFELDEARRELRRRGDLVALHPTPFRLLQHLIHRRDRVVSRAELLEVVWPEVVVSDSAISSALKEIRSALGDDGKRQRWVQTLRGRGLRFVGEVECGVGLPVASRAEIPQTAVTTFLCIEAAGSSRSPPSTADPEAVPSSASIDEQLKTGVASHAGAELRWSGDGRLVAFGDVSDGVRCAIDLQQIARPRRGDGQGALCMGVHVGPAPPRSPGEASFGTPAVLASRLCDAAAEGEILVSGAVAGLLAGRRAFRFEDRGSRAFEGFATSVPVFAVLYEADAIVPLRARLRFVGRDAELTRLERALDRARTGRGGLLLVAGEPGIGKTRLVEEFERHATRRGVRVLVGRCREGEGERTYGPFADALAELVQETDETRLVAALGPYGAALVPLIPALRRVLPGLPDLPVIPGDEARERLFDAVAALLLSVSEGELLVIIVDDLQWADLGTLAMLGSLARRARAGRLLLVGTYRSTEVDAGHPLSELVESDTLRAKLDLLQLGGLEKHPVRELLESVTGGDVPDALVALMTLQTAGNPLFIRELLIQMMVEGKLGPERGVGWPEGLPVDDLGIPDGVRQVVGRRLGRLSELTSRLLTVASGFHGEFSFRVTRRVLDVEEASALDALDEALDAGIVRSLGGDTYGFTHDVIRQTVLSVLNPSRQLGLHRRIAAEMEHAWGEAPERVGEIAWQYHRSRGLPGAERGVRFCLAAADHAESGAAPDETARFLRMARDLLPEGDARRAQILPRLAFALAWSMASPEDAVEAALEASDVLAEVEGHDAAAEFLADLSALVRPQSKPPAWRLATEGLRHIGTGRNLTWARLSALGVCAAEGH
- the amrS gene encoding AmmeMemoRadiSam system radical SAM enzyme, with the protein product MVVSPSSAPARHWHVLDDGRIQCDVCPRHCKLAVGQRGLCFVRAREEDHLELTTWGRSSGYCVDPIEKKPLNHFLPGTPVLSFGTAGCNLTCRYCQNWDISKSRELDTLADEAPPEKIAQAAVATGSRSVAFTYNDPVIFLEYAVDTAIACHERDVRTVAVTAGWVDPDARADFFAHVDAANVDLKAFRDDFYRNVCGASLAPVLDTLVYLREETDVWLELTTLLIPGQNDGDEELHDAAAWIGEHLGPDVPWHLTAFHPDYRMRDVGPTPLSVLERARGIARSYGLRYVYTGNVRDLEGGTTRCHACGEALIVRDGYEISGWSLDADAACAACGTACAGIFEARPGDWGSRRMPIRLAELGG
- the amrB gene encoding AmmeMemoRadiSam system protein B, which translates into the protein MHLREPAVAGTFYPASAKALGALVRELLEVAPRSSLPPPKALIVPHAGFVYSGPVAAGAYSHLAPLDDVIQRVVLLGPAHRMAVRGLVAPAADALCTPLGVVSVDREALDSLADLPQVTTSDAAHANEHCLEVQLPFLQIVLGSFQLVPLLVGQANDEEVAEVIERLWGGPETLIVVSSDLSHYLPYDQAQRIDSATCQAIEALDLEAVGEQSACGRVPMRGLLRAARRHGLVPHTLDLRNSGDTAGPRDEVVGYGAWAFTQADEASTDRILLEVARRAVEFGVLEEGSLPLDPEAFPETLRRPGACFVTLRQPDGRLRGCVGNLEADQPLVLCVARNAHRAAFHDSRFPPLSAAELADLRIHVSVLGEREPIPARSLAELCQALRPAVDGLVLEDGPCQATFLPDVWSDLPEPGRFVGALWKKAGLPEDHWSSKARAWRYTTREVG